From Rutidosis leptorrhynchoides isolate AG116_Rl617_1_P2 chromosome 3, CSIRO_AGI_Rlap_v1, whole genome shotgun sequence, a single genomic window includes:
- the LOC139900198 gene encoding uncharacterized protein translates to MERLINLNSKKSLTNEQRQAIYQRLLQESSNGKLRKGSISDIANSYDVYTKTISRIWGRGKLHVNEESMADVSLKKSKSVGRKKKKINFGEVKDLPFRRQSNIRSIANSIGVSKSTLQRRVQEGALRPHTNAVKPDLTEANKMARLEFCFSKINRSLSNNDSTFDDMFNVVHIDEKWFYLTKSSRRYYLVPGEDEPLRICKSKKFITKFMFLAAVVHPRFDASGNEIFSGKIGIFPFTTLEPAKRSSKNRVAGTLETKPIFSVMKEVTRTWLIEKVLPTIRAKWPQGHTGPIFIQQDNAKPHINVNDSRFLEEASRDGFDIRLCFQPPNSPDLNVLDLGFFRAIQSLQEQESLGTIDELISGVRGGNNYQTPHIGKGKLERQGNLPLQID, encoded by the coding sequence ATGGAGCGATTAATAAATTTAAACTCAAAAAAGAGCTTGACTAATGAGCAACGTCAAGCAATCTACCAACGTTTATTGCAAGAAAGTTCTAATGGAAAGCTTAGAAAAGGGTCTATAAGTGACATTGCAAATTCATATGATGTTTATACGAAGACCATAAGTCGCATTTGGGGTCGTGGTAAACTTCATGTAAATGAAGAATCAATGGCGGACGTATCTTTAAAAAAGTCAAAATCGGTTGGACGAAAAAAGAAGAAAATAAATTTTGGTGAAGTTAAAGATCTTCCCTTTCGTCGTCAATCTAATATTCGCTCTATTGCAAACTCAATTGGTGTTTCAAAATCAACTTTGCAAAGAAGAGTTCAAGAAGGTGCACTTCGACCTCACACTAATGCCGTTAAACCAGATTTGACCGAAGCAAATAAAATGGCAAGGTTAGAATTTTGTTTCTCAAAAATTAACCGatcattatcaaataatgattCAACTTTTGATGATATGTTTAATGTTGTCCACATTGATGAAAAGTGGTTTTACCTTACAAAATCTTCAAGACGTTACTACCTCGTTCCAGGTGAAGATGAACCATTAAGAATATGTAAAAGTAAAAAGTTTATCACAAAATTCATGTTCCTAGCTGCTGTTGTACACCCACGTTTTGATGCATCGGGCAATGAAATCTTCTCGGGAAAGATTGGTATTTTTCCGTTCACAACACTAGAGCCAGCTAAACGTTCTAGCAAAAATCGTGTTGCAGGTACATTGGAGACAAAGCCTATTTTTTCAGTGATGAAGGAAGTAACAAGAACGTGGTTAATAGAGAAAGTATTGCCAACAATAAGAGCGAAATGGCCACAAGGACACACGGGACCAATATTTATACAACAAGACAATGCAAAACCACATATTAATGTTAACGATAGTCGGTTTCTTGAAGAAGCATCTCGAGATGGATTTGATATTCGGCTTTGTTTCCAACCACCAAATAGCCCAGATTTAAATGTATTGGATCTTGGATTTTTTCGAGCAATTCAGTCACTTCAAGAACAAGAATCTCTTGGAACAATTGACGAACTGATTTCaggg